A single region of the Moritella sp. Urea-trap-13 genome encodes:
- the cyoE gene encoding heme o synthase produces MNTQSIKLTLTPNWRAYYQLTKPKVVALLLLTALVGMVLALPTLPSLSLLVPALVGIGLLSAAAAAYNHILDQRIDAIMTRTHQRPLVQNTISTAKALVFATGMAIIGMATLFVFVNALTAWLTFASLIGYAVIYTMYLKRATPQNIAIGGLAGATPPLLGWTAMTGEVTGQALLLVMIIFIWTPPHFWALAIHREKEYAKAKIPMLPVTHGAEYTKTLILLYTLLLLPVTWLPWLTQLSGLLYFAGSTILGLSFIYYAYRLKFKPTRKTAFQTFKFSIIHLMVLFILLLVDHWIIHY; encoded by the coding sequence ATGAATACGCAATCCATCAAATTAACGCTTACCCCCAACTGGCGCGCCTACTATCAACTAACCAAACCTAAGGTTGTGGCGCTGTTACTGCTCACAGCATTAGTCGGTATGGTGCTAGCCCTTCCTACTTTACCCTCACTGAGTTTATTAGTACCAGCATTAGTGGGTATTGGACTATTGTCTGCAGCAGCAGCAGCCTACAACCATATTCTCGACCAACGTATTGATGCCATCATGACCCGAACCCATCAGCGGCCATTAGTGCAAAATACCATTAGCACGGCAAAAGCATTGGTCTTTGCCACGGGCATGGCAATAATCGGCATGGCGACACTATTTGTCTTTGTTAACGCATTAACGGCTTGGTTAACCTTTGCCAGTTTGATTGGTTATGCAGTGATTTATACCATGTACTTGAAACGAGCAACACCACAAAATATTGCCATCGGTGGACTTGCAGGCGCAACACCTCCACTGCTTGGTTGGACGGCAATGACCGGCGAGGTCACAGGACAAGCGTTACTGCTAGTAATGATTATTTTCATCTGGACGCCACCTCACTTTTGGGCGCTAGCTATCCATAGAGAAAAAGAATATGCCAAAGCTAAGATCCCGATGTTACCAGTGACACATGGTGCGGAATATACTAAAACCCTGATACTGCTGTACACGCTACTGCTATTACCTGTCACTTGGTTACCTTGGCTGACGCAACTCAGTGGCTTACTCTATTTTGCTGGTTCAACAATCTTAGGGCTGAGCTTTATTTATTACGCTTATCGCTTAAAATTCAAACCCACCAGAAAAACCGCCTTCCAAACATTTAAATTCTCGATCATACATTTAATGGTGTTATTTATATTGTTGTTAGTCGATCACTGGATTATTCACTATTAG
- a CDS encoding SURF1 family protein has product MQTHVDTIPKPEPKYPKRLIGFVLFSLLAVGICMKLGLWQLARAQEKQALLDIDQAVITTLTQVTAQNLHHQVSLQGYFDNQQPILLDNQINNKRIGYHLYLPFHSDKQTILVNLGWIAASPSRQVLPVIPTFTSNYHLTGTLSAPQGSPWLLGDNIYAGENNILVIQRTTISQLQSYLDTPLKPLLLQLENNSPVGFSKTWQITVMPPAKHTAYAVQWFALAFALTLCSGYWIKKYQVTNKLNT; this is encoded by the coding sequence ATGCAAACTCATGTTGATACCATACCTAAGCCAGAGCCTAAATACCCTAAACGCTTAATCGGGTTCGTGCTCTTTAGCCTACTTGCCGTCGGTATTTGTATGAAATTGGGGTTGTGGCAACTTGCACGAGCACAAGAAAAACAAGCGCTATTAGATATCGACCAAGCCGTCATCACCACACTAACCCAAGTAACAGCCCAAAACCTGCATCATCAAGTGTCGTTGCAAGGCTATTTTGACAACCAACAGCCAATATTACTCGACAATCAGATTAATAATAAACGTATCGGTTATCATCTATATCTGCCTTTTCACAGCGATAAACAAACCATATTGGTGAACCTAGGCTGGATAGCGGCCTCTCCATCACGACAAGTATTGCCAGTAATACCGACATTCACCAGTAACTATCATTTAACCGGCACATTAAGCGCACCACAAGGTTCACCTTGGTTACTCGGTGATAATATCTATGCTGGTGAAAATAATATTTTGGTGATACAGCGTACAACTATTTCACAACTGCAGAGCTACCTAGATACCCCACTGAAACCATTATTATTACAGCTTGAAAATAATTCCCCTGTTGGCTTTAGTAAAACGTGGCAGATCACCGTCATGCCACCTGCAAAACATACCGCCTATGCCGTGCAATGGTTTGCCTTAGCGTTTGCATTGACCCTGTGCAGTGGCTACTGGATAAAGAAATACCAAGTAACTAACAAGCTAAATACCTAA
- the pyrC gene encoding dihydroorotase encodes METLTITRPDDWHLHLRDGDVLKHTVADISRYMGRAIIMPNLVPPVTNAAIAQEYRQRILANVPADSSFSPLMTIYLTDQTTAEDIRAAKASGIVYAAKLYPAGATTNSSSGVTSIKNVYPALQALQDAGMPLLLHGEVTDADIDIFDREKVYLDTVLKPVIADFPNLKIVLEHITTADAVEFVNNASDNIAATITAHHLLFNRNHMLVGGIKPHYYCLPILKRNTHQATLVQAATSGSNKFFLGTDSAPHADDKKESACGCAGAYTSHAAIELYAEVFEQQNALDKLEAFASFNGPDFYNLPRNTDTITLEKSAWQVPTTLPFGDAKMVPIRTGETIAWQVK; translated from the coding sequence ATGGAAACTTTAACGATCACCCGCCCAGATGACTGGCACCTGCACCTTCGAGATGGTGATGTTTTAAAACATACTGTTGCGGACATTAGCCGTTACATGGGGCGCGCAATAATTATGCCGAACCTAGTACCACCAGTAACGAATGCTGCGATCGCCCAAGAATACCGCCAACGTATCTTAGCTAACGTACCCGCTGATTCTTCATTTAGTCCATTAATGACTATCTATCTTACCGATCAAACCACTGCTGAAGATATCCGCGCAGCAAAAGCAAGCGGTATCGTTTATGCAGCAAAGCTTTACCCAGCCGGCGCAACGACAAATTCATCATCAGGTGTAACTTCAATTAAAAATGTTTACCCTGCGCTACAAGCATTACAAGATGCGGGTATGCCACTGTTATTACACGGTGAAGTGACAGATGCAGATATCGATATTTTTGATCGTGAAAAAGTATATCTAGATACAGTGCTAAAACCTGTTATTGCTGATTTCCCCAATTTAAAAATTGTGCTTGAACACATCACTACTGCAGATGCAGTTGAGTTTGTGAATAATGCTAGCGACAATATCGCTGCCACAATCACAGCGCATCACTTATTATTCAACCGTAACCACATGTTAGTGGGCGGCATCAAGCCACACTACTACTGCTTACCAATCTTGAAACGTAATACCCATCAAGCAACACTGGTTCAAGCGGCAACAAGCGGTAGCAATAAGTTCTTCTTGGGTACTGATTCAGCGCCACACGCAGATGATAAAAAAGAGTCGGCTTGTGGTTGTGCTGGTGCTTACACATCACATGCTGCAATTGAGCTCTATGCAGAAGTATTTGAGCAACAGAATGCCCTTGATAAGCTAGAAGCATTCGCCAGCTTCAACGGCCCTGATTTTTATAACTTACCACGCAACACTGACACTATCACGTTAGAAAAGTCTGCATGGCAAGTACCAACAACGCTACCGTTTGGTGACGCGAAGATGGTACCAATCAGAACTGGCGAGACCATCGCTTGGCAAGTAAAATAA
- a CDS encoding sensor histidine kinase KdpD codes for MLVKDMITPLDDNIKPTKDTVDYALILTSAVHDMKNSLCLLLQSIESMSADMHTVPDKDKQAAKLADLHYEVLRLNSSLVQVLSLYRDEKDQLPINIAECFIADYFTEFCIKNQLYSESNNIDININIDPDLAWYCDHNLISYLLSDVFINALRYSKGKILVTANLVNKQLVIEIADNGDGYPESMLQAQHNSMAELSSKQGRTGLGLYFARLIANAHVVKAKSGFISLRNGGKLGGGIFTLTLP; via the coding sequence ATGCTAGTTAAAGATATGATAACACCATTAGACGATAACATTAAACCAACTAAAGACACAGTCGATTATGCGCTGATCCTGACATCGGCGGTGCACGATATGAAAAACTCATTATGCTTGTTATTGCAATCGATCGAGTCTATGTCTGCGGATATGCACACCGTGCCAGATAAGGATAAACAGGCCGCTAAGCTGGCCGATTTACACTATGAAGTATTGCGTCTTAATAGCAGTTTGGTCCAAGTGTTATCGCTTTATCGAGATGAAAAAGATCAGCTACCAATAAACATTGCTGAATGTTTTATTGCTGATTACTTCACTGAGTTTTGTATTAAAAATCAATTGTACAGCGAAAGTAACAACATCGATATTAACATTAACATTGATCCAGACCTAGCTTGGTACTGCGATCACAATTTGATTAGTTACTTATTATCCGACGTCTTTATCAATGCGCTGCGCTATAGCAAAGGCAAGATCCTCGTGACGGCGAACCTGGTTAATAAACAATTGGTCATTGAGATTGCCGACAACGGTGACGGCTACCCAGAAAGCATGTTACAGGCGCAGCACAACTCAATGGCGGAGCTCAGCAGCAAACAAGGGCGTACTGGATTAGGGTTATATTTTGCGAGATTAATTGCTAACGCACATGTAGTCAAAGCAAAATCAGGGTTTATCTCACTGAGAAATGGCGGCAAACTTGGCGGTGGTATCTTTACCTTAACACTACCTTAA
- the cysB gene encoding HTH-type transcriptional regulator CysB has protein sequence MKLQQFRYIVEVLNHNLNVSATAESLYTSQPGISKQVRMLEDELGVQIFERSGKHLTKVTPAGKDIIRIAADILGKVESIKAVASQHTHPSKGTLNISTTHTQARYALPKVIKGFIERYPDVSLNMHQGTPAQISDSVSKGTADFAIATEALHLYSDLVMLPCYHWNRSIIVKPGHPLTKVGKITVEDIAKYALVTYVFGFTGRSELDCAFDAAGLEPKIVFTATDADVIKTYVKLGIGVGVLATMAFDDATDDDLVRIDASHLFTSSTTKIGFRKGTFLRTYMYDFMERFAPHLTRDVVDKAIMLKTAEEIDDMFKEISLPTR, from the coding sequence ATGAAGTTACAGCAATTTAGATACATAGTCGAAGTTCTCAATCACAATTTGAATGTGTCTGCGACAGCAGAAAGTCTTTATACTTCGCAGCCTGGCATCAGTAAGCAAGTGCGTATGCTAGAAGATGAACTTGGTGTACAAATATTCGAACGTAGCGGTAAACACCTCACTAAAGTGACGCCTGCTGGTAAAGATATTATTCGTATTGCTGCTGATATTCTAGGCAAGGTTGAAAGCATTAAAGCGGTGGCGAGTCAGCATACCCATCCTTCGAAAGGCACATTAAATATTTCGACAACGCATACCCAAGCACGTTATGCACTGCCGAAAGTGATTAAAGGTTTTATTGAACGTTACCCGGATGTGTCATTAAACATGCATCAAGGTACGCCGGCACAGATCAGTGATTCGGTTTCTAAGGGCACGGCTGATTTTGCTATTGCCACTGAAGCATTGCATTTGTACAGTGACTTAGTGATGCTACCTTGTTACCACTGGAATCGTTCTATTATCGTAAAACCAGGTCATCCACTGACTAAAGTGGGTAAAATCACGGTTGAAGATATCGCAAAATATGCACTGGTTACCTACGTATTTGGTTTTACTGGCCGTTCAGAATTAGATTGTGCGTTTGATGCAGCTGGGCTAGAGCCTAAAATTGTGTTTACGGCAACAGATGCTGACGTGATTAAAACTTACGTGAAACTTGGTATCGGTGTGGGTGTGTTAGCCACAATGGCGTTTGATGATGCAACTGATGATGATTTAGTGCGTATCGATGCAAGTCATTTATTTACCTCGAGCACAACTAAAATTGGTTTCCGTAAAGGTACCTTCTTGCGTACTTACATGTATGATTTCATGGAACGTTTTGCTCCGCATTTGACGCGAGATGTTGTTGATAAAGCGATTATGCTAAAAACAGCAGAAGAGATTGATGACATGTTTAAAGAGATCTCGCTACCAACAAGGTAA
- a CDS encoding CinA family nicotinamide mononucleotide deamidase-related protein has translation MRIEFISTGDEVLSGQIVDTNAAWISQLFFHQGRAFSRRYTVADDLESLIDIITETSHRADVVIVNGGLGPTSDDLSAQAAAKAMAVPLVLSQAWYDYLVAKYAQSSSTLSQSNEKQAWLPQGSEVVDNPVGTACGFSFQLNRARFYFTPGVPSEFKHMVAEQILPDIQQRFTAVRVPTLIKIKTFGISEAVLNEQLLALNLPETITLGFRVDFPMVEVKLLSTDTVDLKLARVKVLAALAKFVLYEGDESFAEYLQGLMLGKGHTLSLAESCTGGLIASELISVAGSSGYLDSSHVTYSNEAKCRLVNVNKTTLDKHGAVSIEVAAEMAAGAMLNAGVDFGIAVSGIAGPGGGSDEKPVGTVAFALASKTHTYSQLLFIPRWGRQGIRTVALYVALDMLRRELLGLDLAAEFGSIERRAEYDRVKGK, from the coding sequence ATGCGTATTGAATTTATTAGTACTGGCGATGAAGTATTATCAGGTCAGATTGTTGATACCAACGCAGCATGGATATCACAACTTTTCTTTCACCAAGGTCGTGCGTTCAGCCGTCGCTATACTGTGGCAGATGATCTTGAGTCGCTCATTGATATTATTACTGAAACCAGCCATCGTGCTGATGTGGTGATCGTCAATGGTGGTTTAGGGCCAACATCTGATGATTTAAGTGCGCAAGCTGCAGCGAAAGCCATGGCTGTGCCATTAGTATTATCGCAAGCTTGGTACGATTATTTAGTGGCTAAATATGCCCAGTCGAGTAGTACTCTGTCGCAGAGTAATGAAAAACAAGCTTGGCTACCACAGGGTAGTGAAGTTGTGGATAATCCTGTCGGCACCGCTTGTGGTTTTAGTTTCCAGCTGAATCGCGCGCGCTTTTATTTTACCCCCGGCGTACCGAGTGAGTTCAAGCACATGGTCGCAGAGCAAATATTACCGGATATTCAACAGCGATTTACTGCGGTTCGAGTGCCGACTTTAATTAAAATTAAAACCTTTGGTATTTCTGAAGCGGTGTTGAATGAACAGCTTTTGGCATTAAATTTACCTGAGACTATCACCTTGGGCTTTCGGGTTGATTTTCCGATGGTAGAAGTGAAATTACTCTCGACAGATACTGTCGATTTAAAGCTGGCGAGAGTCAAAGTACTTGCTGCGTTAGCGAAGTTTGTCCTGTATGAAGGCGATGAATCTTTTGCCGAATATTTACAAGGATTAATGCTGGGAAAAGGCCATACTTTGTCGCTTGCCGAGTCATGTACAGGTGGCTTGATCGCTAGTGAATTAATTTCCGTAGCAGGGAGCTCTGGTTATCTTGATTCGAGCCATGTTACTTACAGTAACGAAGCCAAGTGTCGCTTAGTTAATGTTAATAAAACTACGTTAGATAAGCATGGCGCGGTATCAATCGAAGTTGCTGCAGAAATGGCTGCAGGTGCCATGCTCAATGCGGGTGTCGACTTTGGTATTGCGGTGTCAGGTATTGCTGGTCCTGGTGGCGGTAGTGACGAAAAACCAGTGGGCACGGTTGCTTTTGCACTGGCAAGTAAAACCCATACCTACAGTCAGCTGTTATTTATCCCACGCTGGGGGCGTCAAGGCATCCGTACTGTGGCGTTATATGTGGCGTTAGATATGCTTAGAAGAGAGCTGTTAGGATTAGATTTAGCGGCAGAGTTTGGCTCAATAGAACGTCGTGCTGAATATGATCGTGTGAAGGGTAAGTAG
- a CDS encoding DNA repair protein, with product MKLTFMVIAIAVLLFLVIGYNIVLQYKRKAETEKRQLIIKHKQVIQETEELLLNATSLPYSKVLTLVLNSRMHDSLSATLQIDPSLPQVRQRLANVKAQMAQLREAPGQSEEKMFRSPNTDREAIVLLQQIKKIRAVLRAEHAKSKLNTQTFVIEDRKLELMQLNVNIDNLLKRAYESRASRQFGSCKQLLRKGIDTLNSINDKNEILVTKQQTLVSLLNEVNEQLTQASSDDLKDRQEKEDEKNELDLLFQPKQKW from the coding sequence ATGAAGCTCACATTTATGGTCATCGCGATTGCTGTGCTATTATTTTTAGTGATCGGCTATAATATCGTCCTGCAATACAAGCGTAAGGCTGAAACTGAAAAGCGTCAACTGATCATCAAGCACAAACAAGTCATTCAAGAAACTGAAGAATTGCTGCTGAACGCCACCTCATTACCGTATAGTAAAGTACTAACGCTAGTACTAAACAGTCGTATGCATGACTCACTTTCCGCGACATTACAAATAGATCCAAGTTTACCGCAAGTACGTCAACGCTTAGCCAATGTCAAAGCGCAAATGGCACAACTAAGAGAAGCACCAGGACAAAGCGAAGAAAAAATGTTTCGCTCTCCGAATACCGATCGTGAAGCGATTGTATTACTACAACAAATCAAAAAAATTCGTGCGGTATTACGTGCAGAGCATGCAAAAAGTAAATTGAATACGCAAACGTTTGTGATTGAAGATCGTAAACTTGAATTAATGCAGCTTAATGTCAATATCGATAATTTATTGAAACGAGCCTATGAATCGCGCGCTTCGCGTCAATTTGGTTCTTGCAAGCAGTTGTTACGTAAAGGTATCGATACACTCAATAGTATTAATGATAAAAATGAAATACTTGTCACTAAACAGCAAACCTTGGTTTCGTTGCTAAATGAAGTCAATGAACAACTTACCCAAGCCTCTTCAGATGATTTGAAAGATCGCCAAGAAAAAGAAGATGAAAAGAACGAACTAGACTTACTGTTTCAACCAAAACAGAAATGGTAA
- a CDS encoding wax ester/triacylglycerol synthase family O-acyltransferase, whose product MKALTLPDMGFLYCETVSRPNHVAAMQIFDIPNNYQGDYGEDLYQQLMACTQIEKPFNYTLHTAYSGMMHWQEDHNVDLGYHVRRIRLPQPGTREQLIEYIEHSHSNLMDRSRPLWEMHLISGLANNQFSIYLKLHHAFTDGVKANRIILSYLSPQADGALQAFWSQTGFESKQPDTEIKTSLVDKLKQNGAILTKQVRAIPSIIGLGSKLLLQGAKVYKANIPTPFTAPKTPFSVSPKRARRAATSLLPLARVKNIGKIAGTTVNDVVVCICDIALQRYLADINFQLKQPLTAQIPVSLRDPNDTTSNNRIAITMVELAHSDASPLTRLMAIKDACDKLKQQARLLSDEALTSYTLASQGLAVISELLNLDTVLPPVGNVLISNVPGPRKPMYMMGAKMQECFPLSALPPGMSLNITLYSYMEHLNVGLIACRTNLPELTKISTYIEDAFTELEQVVMTSAIDIVSEQIARLGDDDALSHSLHELIGVINDNACSTVARDTTTTTLTPQKADSATQKDNQKGSKQIKDNKRQAEKTLG is encoded by the coding sequence ATGAAAGCGCTCACTCTACCCGATATGGGATTCCTGTATTGCGAAACGGTATCTCGCCCAAACCATGTAGCAGCAATGCAAATTTTTGATATTCCAAATAACTATCAAGGCGATTATGGTGAAGATCTGTATCAACAACTAATGGCATGTACGCAAATAGAAAAGCCGTTTAATTACACATTACATACCGCTTACTCGGGGATGATGCACTGGCAAGAAGACCATAACGTTGATCTGGGTTATCACGTTCGTCGAATTCGCTTACCTCAGCCAGGTACGCGGGAACAACTCATTGAATACATTGAGCACTCCCACTCTAACCTGATGGACCGTAGTCGCCCACTATGGGAAATGCACTTAATTTCAGGGCTAGCCAATAATCAATTTTCCATCTATTTAAAATTGCACCATGCCTTTACTGACGGTGTCAAAGCCAACCGTATTATCCTTAGTTATTTATCCCCACAAGCTGATGGCGCACTGCAAGCATTTTGGAGCCAAACAGGTTTTGAGAGTAAGCAGCCTGATACAGAAATAAAAACCAGTTTAGTCGATAAATTAAAACAGAATGGGGCTATATTAACCAAGCAAGTACGGGCAATACCATCGATTATTGGACTTGGTTCTAAGCTGTTATTACAAGGCGCTAAGGTCTATAAAGCCAATATCCCGACCCCGTTTACAGCACCCAAAACGCCATTTTCAGTAAGCCCAAAACGAGCGCGCCGAGCAGCAACGAGCCTGTTACCACTCGCACGAGTAAAGAACATAGGCAAAATAGCTGGCACAACGGTAAATGATGTCGTGGTGTGTATTTGTGATATAGCCTTACAACGTTATTTGGCGGATATAAACTTTCAGCTTAAGCAACCACTTACCGCACAAATTCCAGTAAGCCTACGCGATCCCAACGACACTACATCGAATAACCGTATTGCCATTACGATGGTGGAGTTGGCCCATAGCGACGCTTCACCACTAACCCGTCTGATGGCCATTAAAGACGCTTGTGACAAATTAAAACAACAAGCTCGGTTATTATCCGATGAAGCATTAACCAGCTATACACTCGCAAGCCAAGGTCTGGCGGTGATCAGTGAATTACTCAATCTTGACACGGTATTACCACCCGTCGGTAATGTGCTTATCTCAAATGTCCCGGGCCCACGTAAACCTATGTATATGATGGGGGCAAAAATGCAGGAATGCTTCCCGTTATCAGCATTGCCACCGGGGATGTCACTGAATATCACCTTGTACAGTTATATGGAACATCTCAATGTGGGGTTAATTGCCTGTCGGACAAACCTACCCGAACTGACAAAGATATCGACTTACATCGAAGATGCATTTACCGAATTAGAACAGGTAGTAATGACCAGTGCGATCGATATTGTCAGTGAACAAATCGCCCGACTGGGTGACGATGATGCGTTATCACATAGTTTGCATGAATTGATTGGTGTCATTAACGATAATGCTTGTTCAACTGTCGCACGAGATACAACAACTACAACATTAACACCCCAAAAAGCCGACTCGGCCACCCAGAAAGACAATCAGAAAGGTAGTAAACAGATTAAAGATAATAAAAGGCAGGCTGAAAAAACGCTCGGCTAA
- a CDS encoding L-serine ammonia-lyase, which produces MISVFDIYKVGIGPSSSHTVGPMKAAKQFIDDLRATGKIREVTQITVDVHGSLSLTGKGHHTDIAILMGLAGNSPETVDIDAIPEFIHRVEQTRRLPIGLHCHTVDFPPSAMNFIDEPLALHENGLKIHAYIDGEVSFTKTYYSTGGGFIVDEENFGLTQGETADVKYPFNSAAKLVEHCQDNALSISALMAENEKSFRTEQETHHQFSIIWTTMSAAIERGSKTEGLLAGPLRVPRRAAALKRQLEASDGFNTDPMNIIDWVNMFALAVSEENAAGGRVVTAPTNGAAGIIPAVLAYYDKFIRPLTRDEYTKFYLASGAIGILYKTNASISGAEVGCQGEVGVSCSMAAAGLAELMGASASQVCQAAEIGMEHNLGLTCDPVGGQVQVPCIERNAIAAVKAINASRMAMRRTSEPCVSLDKVIETMYETGKDMNAKYRETSQGGLAIKVLNVGDIKKAHTCT; this is translated from the coding sequence ATGATCAGTGTATTCGATATCTACAAAGTTGGTATTGGTCCATCAAGTTCTCATACTGTTGGTCCAATGAAAGCTGCCAAGCAATTTATCGACGACCTACGAGCGACAGGGAAGATCCGCGAAGTCACTCAAATCACAGTGGATGTGCATGGTTCATTATCGTTGACTGGTAAAGGTCACCACACTGATATTGCTATCTTAATGGGTTTAGCAGGTAATTCACCTGAAACTGTTGATATCGATGCAATACCAGAGTTTATTCACCGTGTTGAACAAACACGTCGTTTACCAATCGGTCTACACTGTCATACTGTTGATTTTCCCCCTTCAGCGATGAACTTTATTGATGAGCCTCTTGCACTACATGAAAATGGTTTGAAAATTCATGCTTATATCGATGGTGAAGTTTCATTTACAAAAACATATTACTCTACTGGTGGTGGTTTCATCGTTGACGAAGAAAACTTCGGTCTAACACAAGGTGAAACAGCTGACGTTAAATACCCATTTAACAGCGCAGCAAAACTGGTTGAACACTGTCAAGATAACGCTTTATCTATCAGTGCACTAATGGCTGAGAATGAAAAATCATTCCGCACAGAGCAAGAAACACATCACCAGTTTTCAATTATCTGGACAACGATGTCGGCCGCAATTGAACGTGGTTCTAAGACTGAAGGTTTATTAGCGGGACCATTACGCGTACCGCGTCGTGCAGCAGCACTTAAACGCCAGCTAGAAGCAAGCGATGGTTTTAACACAGATCCAATGAACATCATTGACTGGGTTAATATGTTTGCACTTGCAGTGAGTGAAGAAAATGCAGCCGGTGGCCGTGTTGTAACAGCACCAACAAATGGCGCTGCGGGTATCATCCCAGCCGTGTTAGCTTACTACGACAAGTTTATCCGTCCATTAACGCGTGATGAATATACTAAATTCTACCTCGCATCTGGCGCTATTGGTATTCTATACAAAACTAACGCATCTATCTCGGGCGCGGAAGTAGGCTGTCAAGGCGAAGTAGGCGTATCATGCTCTATGGCTGCGGCAGGTCTTGCTGAACTGATGGGTGCAAGCGCATCACAAGTTTGTCAAGCAGCTGAGATCGGCATGGAACATAACTTAGGTCTAACTTGCGACCCTGTTGGTGGCCAAGTGCAAGTACCTTGTATCGAACGTAACGCGATTGCAGCAGTAAAAGCAATCAATGCTTCACGTATGGCAATGCGCCGTACAAGTGAGCCTTGTGTGTCGTTAGATAAAGTTATCGAAACAATGTACGAGACTGGTAAAGACATGAATGCTAAATACCGTGAAACATCACAGGGTGGTTTAGCAATTAAAGTACTGAATGTTGGCGATATCAAAAAAGCCCACACTTGTACTTAA
- a CDS encoding heme A synthase, translating to MSKLLNLTILLAFFVIILGAYTRLTDAGLGCPDWPGCYGFNAVPTNAQDIASAQLAYPNQPLQPEKAWNEMIHRYIAGLLGLLILIIFIVSGKQRQQLRLATALTLLVLFQAALGMWTVTMNLQPIIVMGHLLGGFSILSLLVLFRLRLSRPAMPPNLLTQPLNDLRHSERILPIHRQRLVRVQLYCVIALPVVIIQIALGGWTSSNYAAIVCTELPICNGDWLSRFNLNDVFSLSPVADTYQYGVRDTIARMNIHITHRIWAGVTIVYLLLTAYQLLKHQPERKIRFVAITLLVILCLQVSLGIANVLFLLPLGIAVAHNLVAAILLITLVTLLWFNQQQLQEVS from the coding sequence ATGTCAAAACTGCTCAACCTGACGATATTATTAGCTTTTTTCGTCATTATTCTTGGTGCTTATACGCGCTTAACCGATGCCGGACTCGGCTGCCCTGACTGGCCTGGTTGCTATGGGTTTAATGCTGTACCAACCAATGCTCAAGATATCGCCTCCGCGCAACTCGCTTATCCCAACCAACCTTTACAGCCAGAAAAAGCCTGGAATGAAATGATCCACCGCTATATTGCCGGGCTGTTAGGCTTACTTATCCTCATTATTTTCATCGTCAGTGGTAAGCAAAGGCAGCAGCTGCGATTAGCGACAGCACTCACGCTACTGGTTTTATTTCAAGCCGCATTAGGCATGTGGACGGTCACCATGAATTTACAGCCCATCATTGTCATGGGCCATTTACTGGGGGGCTTTAGTATTTTATCCCTACTGGTATTATTTCGATTACGGTTATCTCGACCTGCAATGCCGCCGAATCTATTAACCCAACCGTTAAATGATCTCAGGCACAGTGAGCGTATATTGCCCATCCATAGACAACGATTAGTCCGCGTTCAATTATATTGCGTTATTGCGTTGCCAGTCGTCATTATTCAAATTGCCCTAGGCGGTTGGACAAGCTCAAACTACGCCGCCATAGTCTGCACTGAATTACCGATTTGTAATGGCGACTGGTTAAGCCGTTTTAATCTCAATGATGTATTTAGTCTCAGTCCAGTGGCTGACACCTACCAGTATGGGGTGCGTGATACCATCGCCAGAATGAACATCCATATCACCCATCGTATCTGGGCTGGAGTGACGATCGTTTATCTGCTGCTTACTGCCTACCAATTACTCAAGCATCAACCCGAAAGAAAAATACGTTTTGTTGCCATAACCCTGCTTGTCATTCTTTGCTTACAAGTCAGTTTAGGTATCGCCAATGTTTTATTCCTGCTACCGCTGGGTATCGCAGTGGCGCACAACCTAGTCGCGGCGATCTTACTGATAACCTTAGTCACCCTACTTTGGTTCAACCAACAGCAACTGCAAGAGGTGTCATGA